The Lactobacillus sp. ESL0680 genome has a segment encoding these proteins:
- a CDS encoding glycerol-3-phosphate acyltransferase, with the protein MTRLWSILIGYVLGNLLGAMLIGRFIFHQDPTKVGSGNPGTANVGAVFGKKWGIITCLGDFLKTAVALLIVASLFPGRVNLAYTALGLILGHCFPILNKFQGGKGVAVAGLFALIYDFPAGVTTLLIALILVIIMKNLTVPPLVFIFLFSCYELTKIREVGIILLVIALIMTFKFRHDLHDFFVGKGKEVDVLYTIKKKLGIKVQ; encoded by the coding sequence ATGACACGTTTGTGGTCAATCTTAATTGGTTATGTACTGGGGAATTTGCTGGGTGCAATGTTAATTGGCCGGTTTATTTTTCATCAAGATCCGACCAAAGTCGGTTCTGGTAATCCCGGAACAGCTAATGTCGGTGCTGTTTTTGGTAAAAAATGGGGCATAATTACCTGTTTAGGTGATTTTTTGAAAACTGCCGTTGCACTATTAATAGTTGCTAGTCTTTTCCCAGGACGCGTTAATTTGGCTTATACAGCTTTAGGGCTGATTCTGGGGCACTGCTTCCCAATTTTAAATAAGTTTCAAGGCGGCAAGGGAGTTGCCGTGGCGGGATTGTTTGCTTTGATTTATGATTTTCCAGCAGGTGTTACTACCTTGCTGATTGCCTTAATTTTGGTGATTATCATGAAGAATCTAACAGTACCGCCGCTGGTCTTTATATTTTTGTTTAGTTGTTATGAATTGACAAAAATTAGGGAAGTCGGCATTATCCTATTAGTGATTGCGCTAATTATGACTTTTAAGTTTAGGCATGATCTTCATGACTTTTTTGTCGGTAAGGGTAAAGAAGTCGATGTTTTATACACAATTAAGAAAAAGTTGGGTATAAAGGTACAATAA
- a CDS encoding LCP family protein, protein MDHNDKRRSKSRVELHAKDYHRRRQVWTWLISIIAVAVVAAAAYSAYVYYRTKTAVDNTYDSNNQVQIKKGEFNGKKKFAVLLLGTDTGALDRTEKVGNTDTIILAVVNPQKKRYTLMSVPRDTMAQMVGAEEFQTEKINAAYGIGGAKMTMASVSQLINVPIKYYALVNMKGIMRLIRYVGGINVRPTLSFEYGGYVFKKNQLTHMGGGGALAYSRMRYDDPEGDYGRQKRQRQVITTLIKKAVSISTLTKLDSVLTSISGNVKTNLPFKALEEIALNYRSSTESVKNDYLHGHNATIGDASYQVQSTKELQRVSDYLRGELGLTLMPINNNETYQNKRNSAGGFDFSDPATQDYTIYQDYQEQNSQEEDDN, encoded by the coding sequence ATGGATCATAACGATAAGCGCAGGAGTAAGAGTCGGGTAGAGTTGCATGCTAAGGACTATCATCGGCGGCGACAAGTTTGGACCTGGCTAATAAGTATTATTGCGGTTGCTGTTGTAGCAGCAGCTGCTTATTCGGCATACGTTTATTATCGAACCAAAACGGCGGTTGATAATACGTACGACAGTAATAATCAAGTCCAGATTAAAAAAGGCGAGTTTAACGGTAAGAAAAAATTTGCCGTCTTATTACTTGGAACTGATACAGGGGCACTAGATCGAACTGAAAAAGTCGGTAATACGGATACCATTATTCTAGCTGTTGTCAATCCGCAAAAGAAACGGTACACGTTGATGTCGGTTCCGCGTGACACAATGGCGCAAATGGTTGGTGCAGAAGAATTTCAAACTGAAAAGATTAATGCGGCCTATGGGATAGGTGGTGCCAAGATGACAATGGCTAGTGTCTCGCAGTTAATCAATGTGCCGATCAAGTACTATGCCTTGGTTAATATGAAGGGAATTATGCGCCTAATTCGTTATGTTGGTGGGATTAATGTCAGACCAACCCTTAGCTTTGAGTATGGCGGCTATGTTTTTAAGAAAAATCAGCTGACCCACATGGGCGGCGGTGGCGCCTTGGCATATTCAAGAATGCGTTATGACGATCCAGAAGGTGATTATGGTCGCCAAAAGCGGCAGCGTCAGGTTATTACAACTTTGATTAAAAAGGCTGTTTCAATCAGCACTTTAACCAAGCTAGATTCAGTGTTGACCTCAATTTCGGGCAATGTTAAGACTAACTTACCGTTTAAAGCGCTAGAAGAAATTGCGCTTAATTATCGCAGCTCGACTGAAAGTGTTAAAAACGATTACCTCCATGGCCATAACGCAACAATCGGGGATGCTTCTTATCAGGTGCAGTCAACTAAAGAGTTGCAGCGCGTCTCTGACTACTTGCGCGGTGAATTGGGATTAACTCTAATGCCAATCAACAATAATGAAACTTACCAGAATAAGCGTAATTCTGCTGGAGGCTTTGACTTTTCTGATCCAGCCACACAGGATTATACTATTTATCAGGATTATCAAGAGCAAAATTCACAGGAGGAAGATGATAATTGA